The genomic DNA ATCCATCTCAGACCGATTTCTCGGATTGACTGGACAACCCATAATTCATTTGAGGCTGACACGAACAAAATAAGCCGCCGCCAGCCCAATACACAGCAGCAGCAGCAGCGGAACCCACAGGCTCCAGTAGTTGAGCGGATCAATCCAGGCGGAAGCCTCTGGTAGCATCATCAATTTAAGGCGTCATCACTTTAAGCCATTGCTTTAAGCCACTGCTTCAGGCTGTGTTGGCTTACTGAATTATTTGAGGGGCGATCGGCTAAAGTCGCTTTCGTGCCATTGCTTGCAGACGCTCCAAAGGATATTCCGCTGTGAAATGTTCCCAGGGCTTTGCCTGTCCTGCGATGGTATAGACATAGAGAATGCCACCGATCGTGCGGGTTGAGGAAATCAGATCGAGGGATCTTGCCAGATTAAGGCACTGAGTAACCTCATGGGGTGTGGTCATCGTTGCAGTTTAGGTGTCCAGCTATCGGTATTAAGAATCAGGATTTAAGAAGTCAATCGAATTAGCAGCAAACTAACGGTTAACCCAACGGTTAATTCGCAGCGTCGAACAGGCTATGTAAAACGGCCACATCTGGTAGCGATCGCGGCTCTACGCTAGCCCTGAACTTCTAGCTTTGTATCTAACATTTATTCCTAGCATTTGCTGCGGCGTTTGAGACACTTTCCGAGGCGGTTGGCTGAAGACACAGAATTGCTTGAAGGATGCCTGAATAGATCTCGACAAGTCAATCTCGAACGTAAGATGCACCGAAACCTTTGCCCCGTAACAGGTGCGCTGCAACAGATTGACCCGTAACAAATCGCTCCGTGACAAATCAACACATAACAGACTGATTCGTAACAAATCAACCCGTAATAGATGGACCCGCGAAAGATCGTCCCGTAACAGATTGCCTATGGAAATCGCAACCGGGCGCGATATTCTTTACGCAACACTCTTCACGCAATGGTCTTACGCATTGCCACGCCTCAGCGATGTATCCGCTAGTGTAGTCGAGAATTCTTCTAGATGTAAACGTCTTGTCCCGTTTTGCACAGTTTACGTTTTATTGGGTCTCGCTTTTAGGTTGCTTGGCGCAGCAGAACCGTCAGCAATCGCATCGGTAAAGTTTAGTAACTAACTCCATTACATCCAGCTACAATTGCTAACTCTGTTCTGAAATCTATCTTGAGATAGAAGACAGCGTTCCACAGCGACTCAGCCTACTTTTACCCTTTAATTCCCGTTGCTGCAATGCCGCGAATAAACTGTCTCTGGCAGACAACAAACAGCAGCACCACCGGCAGGGTGACAATCACAACGGCTGCCATCAGCAAAGACCAGCGATCGGTAAACTGTTCCTGAAAAGATGCCAGGGCAAGCTGAACCGTTTGCAGTTCGGGACGGGTAGTAAAGACGAGCGGCTTAAACAGATCATTCCATTCCCCAATAAACGAAAAGAGAAACAGGGTTACGATCGCCGGACGCGCCAGGGGCAGAATGACGTGCCAGAGAATTTGCAGCCGGTTTGCGCCATCCAGTGCCGCCGCTTCTTCTAGCTCAACGGGAACGGTTTCAAAATACTGTTTCAGCAGCACAATTCCAAAGCCATTCACGGCAGTTGGCAGAATCAGGGCACCGTAGGTATTAATCAAATGACCCCACTTGAGGATGAGAAAGACCGGAATCACCAGAATTTGAAACGGGATCACCAGCGTCGCCAGCACGATTAGCAAAATCAGCGATCGTCCCCGAAACTGAAACCGCGCCAGCGCATAGCCCGCCAGTGCCGAGGTCAAACTTTGGGCAAAGGTAACGGTGAGCGCAACCAGGGCAGAATTTGCAAACGCCCGTAGAAAATGCCCCTGCTGCCAGACGGCTCGATAGTTCTCCCAGCTGAAACTTTTGAACGGTAAGCGAGTCAGAGTTTGAGACAGGCTTTCCGGCGGCGCAAAGGCAGCCAGCAGCACGATCGCCAGCGGCAACAGAATGAGTCCTGCCCCAATCAGCAGCAGCAGTCGATTTAGCCAGGGAAGCAGTCGAACTATGCTCAGCGTTGGCGAGGCGTCAGCAGTCGGGAGGGATTGACTTGAAACAATCGATCGCATTGGCAAAGCTCTAGTCGGGGACTTCACCGAACAATTCACCCATAAGCTATGCTACAGACTGAGTTAACTTTTAGAAGATCTTCCTATTGGCTGAGCGGTCTGCTTGTAATTCACCGCTTTAACCCAGTAGGGTGAAGGTTAGGACAAAATCCATCGAGGAGACGACGAACCCATGCAGCAGCTTGACTACTCCCCTGAGCTTGACTTTCAGAGTGAGTCCTACAAGGACGCCTACAGCCGCATCAATGCGATCGTCATTGAGGGTGAGCAGGAAGCATTCGATAACTATCAAAGATTAGCAGAACTGCTTCCAGATTCCAAAGAGGATCTGGCGCGTCTGGCAAAAATGGAAAACCGTCACATGAAGGGATTTCAGGCTTGCGGACGGAACCTGGAGGTAACTCCCGACATGAAGTTTGCTCAGGAATTCTTCGCGGGTCTGCACAGCAATTTCCAGAAGGCAGCCGCAGAGGGCAAAATCGTCACCTGTTTGCTGATTCAATCCCTGATTATTGAGTGCTTTGCGATCTCGGCTTACAACATTTACATCCCGGTTGCGGACGACTTCGCTCGTAAGATCACGGAAGGCGTGGTGAAAGACGAATACACGCACCTGAACTTCGGCGAAGAGTGGCTCAAGGCAAACTTTGAAGCCTCCAAAGCAGAACTGGAGGATGCCAACCGCGAGAATCTGCCGATCGTTTGGCGGATGCTAAACCAGGTCGAAAACGATGCCCGTGAACTGGGCATGGAGAAAGAGGCGCTGGTTGAGGACTTCATGATTAGCTACGGAGAAGCTCTCAGCAACATTGGCTTTACGACCCGCGACATTATGCGGATGTCGGCTTACGGCTTGACGGCTGCTTAGGAATCTCAATCCCAAAAATCAATCGGGTGGGCATAGCTCACCCTTTTTTTTGTTTTTACAGCGGTAGATGTGCCGGAAGCAGGGTCAGGGAGACGATCGCCAGAAATAGCATTGCCGAAACCGTTTCCAGCATGGCGACTCGCTGAATTTTTGTGGTGCAGTACCATTCCCGCTGCCAGAGGATCAGCCCATATTTAAGTAAAGCTACGGCAAAAGCGGCGATCGTGTAGGGGGAAAGCCAGCCGAGCAGGGCAACGCCCACCAGGAGAAGTGGGGCAATCGTATGGTAGGTCAGGCTGGGCAGGGGAGAATGGGTTTTGTCCTTGCGGAATTTAACAGTGAAAATGGCGCTGGCAAAGAAGAGAGTATTCAGCAGCCACAAGCCGATGACCGTATTGGAGATTGATCCGATCGTCGCGACGTGGGCAAAAGGGGCAGCAAGACAGACGGCAGCAAAGGTGATCAGCTCATTCCAGATGGATTTCTGTTCGCGATACAGAACGGAGACCGCATCGATCGCCAGTGCCAGGGCTGCCCCCCCCAAGA from Leptolyngbya ohadii IS1 includes the following:
- a CDS encoding YwiC-like family protein, which produces MSPSLTASSPRNPQAWYRPVFSHEHGVYVMLFVSFLTGAAAAQQWTIATTLALICAFFGFQAEHPIVLQIKQRRSWKPRFLFWGGLYGGTALAIALYLWLSQASIRGELGSPLLAILGGAALALAIDAVSVLYREQKSIWNELITFAAVCLAAPFAHVATIGSISNTVIGLWLLNTLFFASAIFTVKFRKDKTHSPLPSLTYHTIAPLLLVGVALLGWLSPYTIAAFAVALLKYGLILWQREWYCTTKIQRVAMLETVSAMLFLAIVSLTLLPAHLPL
- a CDS encoding carbohydrate ABC transporter permease encodes the protein MRSIVSSQSLPTADASPTLSIVRLLPWLNRLLLLIGAGLILLPLAIVLLAAFAPPESLSQTLTRLPFKSFSWENYRAVWQQGHFLRAFANSALVALTVTFAQSLTSALAGYALARFQFRGRSLILLIVLATLVIPFQILVIPVFLILKWGHLINTYGALILPTAVNGFGIVLLKQYFETVPVELEEAAALDGANRLQILWHVILPLARPAIVTLFLFSFIGEWNDLFKPLVFTTRPELQTVQLALASFQEQFTDRWSLLMAAVVIVTLPVVLLFVVCQRQFIRGIAATGIKG
- a CDS encoding aldehyde oxygenase (deformylating), with product MQQLDYSPELDFQSESYKDAYSRINAIVIEGEQEAFDNYQRLAELLPDSKEDLARLAKMENRHMKGFQACGRNLEVTPDMKFAQEFFAGLHSNFQKAAAEGKIVTCLLIQSLIIECFAISAYNIYIPVADDFARKITEGVVKDEYTHLNFGEEWLKANFEASKAELEDANRENLPIVWRMLNQVENDARELGMEKEALVEDFMISYGEALSNIGFTTRDIMRMSAYGLTAA